A single genomic interval of Pyrus communis chromosome 7, drPyrComm1.1, whole genome shotgun sequence harbors:
- the LOC137739371 gene encoding PWWP domain-containing protein 3-like produces MGMVGTRSTTSLEEDLGSASEPEKHEVPEEKTIREVVTDSGGSGRGSSGGGRSFGNLSVDVSDAEEGLVKLRGKGRVEKLEFVSSNEKKAVSGGAEVDHGENGGGVGEDGSSLDGIGEGPDGTEITETGTDVNGGFEENGSCLDGTGEDPDEKTDEISEDMDDEGHEFLVGDFVWGKIKSHPWWPAQICDPSDASEYALKLKAKDRLLVAYFGDGTFAWCNSLQLKPFEENFREMSGQSSSKAFVNAVQQAVDEVGRIVMLKMSCGCVKEESLSEVGRPLAVNAGIKEGVLVPEGRVGKLLDRLSDPAELLAELKHVAEVMSTSSELQLNALKSWLSAYYCSKGGYHLPVFVEAQPVAGLEDDWRAVDVPHQGPFEDWLSSPRKSGQIDQPLHENSAQGLENRQYQRRKQKSIADIMGEDDDIQAETKEGATSEKAGLSSGPKKRKVGENHGESNLTSESGKRRAKLSKTPTSTQMKKLSCAENGSSDRTEETKKGALTRSRKKAEGTGIESNGGETKEEAGDSPILRSGGSQTDMKDQIDHPFSTRERKRSKYLSPPFINLSTGKRSLDIEVESQKVYNENLVGSPKMLNPCTETLQKKDSTELGLGNEISGGSSSKKPSADDKKSIDEMKANVSNRNVLSGVRSAAVNPSSPIKKKSFEIVKDFLSIFRDSIYRNGSYYDIYKKKQPDKKRKKLESEPGSMGKDRNQTAENLPETESGKKRIKKSSETRSAKPTQKQATETPGSEPGSKRKSKHASGTPDLKKRRRKTDEIASPASLFVTFGPGSNLPTKADLIKIYSKFGELNEMETEMFYTNFCARVSFARLADAEEAFNHSQNDSPFGASNVNFRLHNLAAASKVRELSEISNSAPAKKSRGKTKTQGLASQAPAAAGEASQIDLIKQKLEKMTSMLDDSNGQVSDVTKSKLESEIKELLGTVSTMV; encoded by the coding sequence ATGGGGATGGTAGGGACGCGATCTACTACATCCCTGGAGGAGGATTTGGGTTCTGCATCTGAACCGGAGAAGCATGAAGTTCCGGAGGAGAAGACGATCAGGGAAGTTGTGACCGACTCGGGAGGGTCCGGTCGGGGAAGTTCCGGCGGTGGAAGGAGTTTTGGGAACCTGAGTGTTGATGTCTCGGATGCTGAGGAGGGTTTGGTGAAGCTGAGAGGGAAAGGGAGAGTTGAGAAGTTGGAGTTTGTTTCGAGTAACGAGAAGAAGGCGGTGAGCGGCGGTGCTGAGGTTGATCATGGTGAGAACGGAGGAGGGGTTGGAGAAGATGGGAGTTCTTTGGATGGAATTGGAGAAGGCCCGGATGGGACTGAGATTACTGAGACCGGGACCGATGTGAACGGAGGGTTTGAAGAGAATGGGAGCTGTTTGGATGGGACTGGAGAAGACCCCGATGAGAAAACTGATGAGATTAGTGAGGACATGGATGATGAGGGACATGAGTTTCTTGTTGGTGATTTTGTGTGGGGAAAGATTAAGAGCCATCCGTGGTGGCCTGCACAAATTTGTGATCCTTCGGACGCTTCGGAGTATGCCCTGAAATTGAAGGCCAAAGACAGACTCCTGGTGGCGTATTTTGGGGACGGAACATTTGCTTGGTGCAATTCATTGCAGCTGAAACCGTTTGAGGAGAACTTTAGGGAGATGTCGGGGCAGAGTAGCTCGAAGGCGTTTGTTAATGCTGTGCAGCAGGCTGTGGATGAGGTTGGAAGGATTGTGATGTTGAAGATGAGTTGTGGGTGTGTAAAGGAAGAGTCCCTGAGTGAGGTTGGTCGGCCGTTGGCAGTAAATGCCGGAATTAAGGAAGGAGTTCTTGTGCCAGAAGGCAGGGTTGGGAAGCTTTTGGATCGTCTGTCTGACCCGGCAGAGCTTCTTGCTGAGTTGAAACATGTTGCAGAAGTTATGTCCACGTCTAGTGAGCTTCAGCTGAATGCTTTGAAGAGTTGGTTGTCGGCATATTATTGTTCAAAAGGGGGCTATCATTTGCCTGTTTTCGTCGAAGCGCAGCCAGTTGCTGGTCTTGAGGATGACTGGAGGGCGGTGGATGTCCCGCACCAAGGGCCATTTGAAGACTGGCTTTCTTCTCCCAGAAAATCAGGTCAAATTGATCAACCTTTACACGAAAATTCGGCTCAAGGTTTAGAGAATAGGCAATACCAAAGAAGGAAGCAGAAGAGCATTGCTGATATAATGGGAGAGGATGATGATATTCAGGCGGAAACAAAGGAAGGAGCAACATCAGAGAAAGCAGGGTTATCATCTGGGCCGAAGAAGCGGAAAGTTGGCGAGAATCATGGTGAGAGTAATTTGACTTCTGAATCCGGAAAGAGAAGGGCCAAGCTTTCAAAGACACCAACGAGCACGCAGATGAAAAAACTATCATGTGCTGAAAATGGTTCTAGTGACCGTACGGAAGAAACTAAGAAGGGTGCCTTAACAAGGAGCAGGAAGAAGGCTGAAGGTACTGGAATTGAAAGCAATGGTGGCGAGACCAAAGAAGAAGCCGGTGATAGTCCTATTCTGCGCAGTGGCGGTTCACAAACTGACATGAAAGACCAAATTGATCAccccttttccacaagagagaggAAAAGGAGCAAGTACTTGTCCCCCCCCTTCATAAATCTAAGCACTGGAAAAAGGAGTCTAGACATAGAAGTAGAATCTCAGAAAGTTTATAATGAGAACCTTGTTGGGTCCCCGAAGATGCTGAATCCTTGCACAGAGACGTTACAGAAGAAAGACTCCACAGAACTTGGGCTTGGGAATGAGATATCTGGTGGCTCAAGTTCGAAAAAACCATCAGCAGATGACAAGAAGAGCATTGATGAGATGAAAGCTAATGTATCTAATCGTAACGTGCTATCTGGAGTCCGCTCTGCAGCTGTTAATCCATCATCTCCAATCAAAAAGAAATCCTTTGAGATTGTTAAGGATTTTCTGTCCATATTCAGAGACTCGATTTATCGCAATGGATCCTACTACGACATATACAAGAAGAAGCAACCTGAtaagaagagaaagaagttAGAATCTGAACCTGGCTCAATGGGGAAAGACCGAAATCAGACTGCAGAAAACCTGCCTGAAACTGAATCTGGGAAGAAGAGAATCAAGAAGAGCAGTGAGACAAGGTCTGCTAAGCCTACACAAAAGCAAGCTACTGAGACACCAGGTTCAGAGCCTGGTAGTAAGCGAAAATCAAAGCATGCTTCTGGAACTCCGGATTTGAAGAAAAGGCGTAGAAAGACCGACGAAATAGCTTCACCTGCATCCCTTTTTGTGACATTTGGCCCTGGGTCCAATCTCCCCACAAAAGCTGATCTTATCAAGATTTATAGTAAGTTCGGAGAGCTGAACGAAATGGAAACTGAGATGTTCTACACCAATTTCTGCGCTCGTGTTTCCTTTGCAAGGCTAGCTGATGCAGAAGAAGCCTTCAACCATTCGCAAAATGACAGTCCGTTTGGAGCTTCCAACGTCAATTTCCGGCTTCATAATCTGGCAGCTGCTTCGAAGGTTCGTGAACTGAGTGAAATATCCAATTCTGCTCCTGCTAAGAAGTCCAGGGGCAAGACCAAAACCCAGGGATTAGCTTCACAGGCACCCGCTGCTGCTGGTGAGGCGTCGCAGATCGACTTAATCAAGCAGAAACTGGAGAAGATGACCTCAATGCTGGATGATTCAAATGGCCAAGTTTCGGATGTCACGAAATCGAAACTGGAGAGCGAGATAAAAGAGCTGTTGGGGACGGTAAGCACGATGGTCTAA
- the LOC137740817 gene encoding cinnamoyl-CoA reductase-like SNL6: MGIVGLEERVNIEVQEFCRTLVASAGLHRRKDDHQQPDHRRFDSRGDYEQDMLVCVTSGVSFLGLAVVDRLLHRGYSVRLIVDKQEDVEILREMRTSGATSDRISAFIAKLTDTDAVESLSHAFHGCRGVFHTSAFVDPAGLSGYTKSMAEIEVKASENVMKACAMTPSVRKCVLTSSLLACVWQDSSQNLNFSPVINHNHWSSESLCIDKKLWYALGKLRAEKAAWKIAEEKGLKLTTICPALITGPEISTKNPTATLSYLKGAQEMYQSGVLATVDITRLAEAHVGVFEAMAAFGRYIWFDRVIDGDEEAEKLAEETGMSKNKILGNGGSNVVQNRFELSNKKLTNLLTGRVHCCYNS, translated from the exons ATGGGGATTGTGGGTTTGGAAGAGAGGGTGAACATCGAGGTGCAGGAGTTCTGCCGTACGTTGGTGGCCTCCGCCGGCCTCCACCGCAGAAAAGACGACCACCAGCAACCCGACCACAGGCGTTTCGACTCGAGGGGTGATTATGAACAAGACATGTTGGTGTGTGTCACTAGCGGCGTTTCCTTCTTAGGCCTTGCCGTCGTCGACCGTCTCCTCCACCGTGGCTACTCCGTCCGCCTCATCGTTGACAAACAAG AAGATGTAGAAATATTGAGGGAGATGAGGACAAGCGGCGCCACCAGCGATCGCATATCTGCATTTATTGCGAAGCTAACTGACACCGACGCTGTTGAAAGTTTGTCACACGCGTTCCATGGCTGTCGTGGCGTTTTCCACACTTCTGCATTTGTCGACCCCGCTGGCCTCTCTGGTTACACT AAATCCATGGCTGAGATAGAAGTGAAGGCAAGTGAGAATGTGATGAAGGCATGTGCAATGACGCCATCTGTGAGAAAATGTGTGCTGACTTCTTCCCTTTTAGCCTGCGTTTGGCAAGACAGCTCCCAGAATTTGAACTTCTCCCCTGTAATTAACCATAACCACTGGAGCAGTGAGTCACTCTGCATAGATAAAAAG CTCTGGTATGCATTGGGCAAGCTGAGGGCAGAGAAAGCTGCATGGAAAATAGCTGAGGAAAAGGGGTTGAAGTTGACCACCATCTGCCCGGCTCTCATTACCGGCCCTGAAATTTCCACTAAAAATCCAACCGCAACTCTTTCATATCTCAA AGGAGCGCAAGAAATGTACCAAAGCGGAGTGCTAGCCACAGTGGATATAACAAGACTGGCAGAGGCACATGTAGGCGTGTTTGAGGCAATGGCAGCGTTTGGCAGATACATCTGGTTCGATCGAGTCATTGACGGAGATGAAGAGGCCGAGAAGTTAGCAGAGGAGACGGGCATGTCAAAGAACAAGATTCTGGGCAACGGCGGCTCTAACGTTGTCCAGAATCGATTCGAATTGTCGAACAAGAAGCTTACAAATCTTTTGACGGGAAGAGTACATTGCTGTTACAATTCATAA
- the LOC137739487 gene encoding monodehydroascorbate reductase 4, peroxisomal-like, with translation MGRAFVYVILGGGVAAGYAALEFTKRGISHGELCIISEESVPPYERPALSKGFLLPEAPARLPSFHTCVGANEERLTPKWYKEHGIELVIGTRVKSVDVRRKTLLTESGETISYKVLIIATGARALKLEEFGVKGSDSENVCYLRDLADANGLVNLMESSSGGNAIVIGGGYIGMECAASLVINRMNVTMVFPEEHCMARLFTPKIASFYEEFYKSKGVKFVKGTILSSFDIDSDGKVTAVNLRDGSSLPADVVVVGIGIRPNTSLFEGQLTLEKGGIKVNGKMQSSNSSVYAVGDVATFPVKVFGESRRLEHVDSARKSARHVVTAIMERNQGYEFDYLPFFYSRIFTLSWQFYGDNAGDVVHFGDFSGGTFGAYWVRKGQLVGSFLEGGTKEEYEAIAKATKLKPEVEDLAELERQGLGFALTVGQKPPPSSPPHGVTSSGIVQERPMYAFHATAGVVVAASIAAFAYWYGRKRRRW, from the exons ATGGGAAGGGCATTTGTTTATGTTATTCTGGGTGGAGGGGTGGCTGCTGGGTATGCAGCTCTTGAATTCACCAAGAGAGGCATCTCCCATGGTGAGCTCTGCATCATTTCTGAAGAATCA GTTCCACCTTATGAGAGACCTGCTTTAAGCAAAGGCTTTCTACTTCCAGAAG CGCCTGCACGCCTTCCATCATTTCATACTTGTGTCGGTGCTAATGAGGAAAGGTTAACTCCAAAGTGGTATAAGGAGCATG GGATCGAATTAGTTATAGGAACTCGAGTCAAGTCTGTTGATGTGAGACGCAAGACACTACTGACAGAATCTGGAGAGACTATAAGTTACAAAGTTCTCATCATTGCAACAGGTGCTCGG GCACTGAAGCTGGAAGAATTTGGAGTCAAAGGATCAGATTCTGAAAATGTGTGTTATTTACGAGATTTGGCTGATGCCAATGGACTAGTAAACTTGATGGAATCTTCCTCTGGTGGGAATGCTATTGTCATTGGTGGTGGCTACATTGGAATGGAGTGTGCTGCATCATTAGTGATCAATAGGATGAATGTAACGATGGTTTTTCCAGAAGAACATTGCA TGGCCCGATTATTCACACCCAAGATCGCAAGTTTTTATGAAGAATTTTACAAATCCAAAGGAGTGAAGTTTGTTAAAGGAACCATTTTGTCCTCGTTTGACATTGACTCGGACGGGAAG GTGACTGCTGTTAATCTTAGAGATGGAAGTAGTCTTCCTGCAGACGTGGTTGTTGTGGGAATAGGAATTCGTCCAAACACGAGCCTGTTTGAAGGTCAACTAACGCTGGAGAAAGGTGGGATCAAAGTGAATGGAAAGATGCAGTCAAGTAATAGCTCAGTCTATGCCGTGGGAGATGTTGCCACATTTCCAGTAAAAGTATTTGGTGAGTCCAGAAGGCTCGAACACGTTGACTCAGCAAGAAAATCCGCAAGACACGTTGTTACTGCAATTATGGAACGAAACCAAGGTTATGAATTCGACTATCTACCATTCTTTTACTCGAGAATCTTCACCCTGTCTTGGCAGTTTTACGGGGACAATGCAGGAGATGTAGTCCATTTCGGAGACTTCTCAGGAGGCACATTCGGGGCTTATTGGGTAAGAAAAGGTCAACTTGTCGGGTCTTTTCTCGAAGGCGGAACCAAGGAAGAGTATGAAGCTATAGCCAAGGCCACCAAGCTGAAGCCAGAAGTTGAGGACCTAGCTGAGTTGGAAAGGCAAGGTTTGGGTTTCGCATTGACAGTTGGCCAGAAACCACCGCCATCATCACCACCCCATGGTGTTACCAGTTCTGGCATCGTTCAGGAGAGGCCAATGTACGCTTTTCATGCAACTGCCGGCGTTGTTGTGGCTGCATCGATAGCAGCGTTCGCGTATTGGTACGGAAGGAAGCGCCGGAGGTGGTGA
- the LOC137739524 gene encoding large ribosomal subunit protein bL12c-like has product MAATLSTLTLGTPSYPATTSASSFPSHSPKPTLQFPFNPQNPTLTHRATHIRPLAAVGAPEKIEKLGTDISSLTLEEARILVDYLQDKLGVSAAALAPAAAVAVAPGAADGPAVVEEKTEFDVVIEDVPSNARIAVIKAVRALTSLALKEAKELIEGLPKKFREGISKDEAEEAKKQLEAAGAKINIV; this is encoded by the coding sequence ATGGCTGCCACTCTCTCCACACTCACATTGGGCACTCCCTCCTACCCCGCCACAACCTCCGCTTCCTCCTTCCCTTCTCACTCCCCCAAGCCCACCCTCCAATTCCCCTTCAACCCCCAAAACCCTACCCTCACCCACCGCGCCACCCACATACGCCCCCTCGCCGCCGTCGGAGCCCCAGAAAAGATCGAGAAGCTCGGCACTGACATCTCCAGCCTCACGCTCGAGGAGGCCCGCATCCTCGTCGACTACCTCCAGGACAAGCTCGGTGTCTCCGCCGCGGCTCTTGCCCCAGCCGCCGCAGTTGCTGTGGCGCCAGGAGCAGCCGATGGCCCCGCCGTCGTGGAGGAGAAGACGGAGTTTGATGTCGTCATCGAGGACGTGCCGAGCAACGCGAGAATCGCGGTGATTAAGGCGGTGAGGGCGTTGACGAGCCTGGCGCTGAAGGAAGCGAAGGAGTTGATTGAGGGTTTGCCGAAGAAGTTCCGGGAAGGAATTTCGAAAGACGAGGCGGAGGAGGCGAAGAAGCAGCTGGAAGCCGCCGGGGCGAAGATTAACATTGTTTAA
- the LOC137739372 gene encoding universal stress protein A-like protein, giving the protein MANEPTRIMLGVNESTIKGYPHASISSRKAFEWTLQKIVRSNTSGFKLQFLHVQVPDEDGFDDMDSVYASPEDFKNLKNRDQARGLHLLEFFVDRCHAIGVACEAWIKRGDAKEVICREVKRVQPDLLVVGCRGLGPFQRIFVGTVSEFCVKHAECPVITIKRSAEETPQDPVDD; this is encoded by the exons ATGGCGAATGAGCCAACTCGGATAATGCTGGGAGTGAACGAGTCGACCATCAAGGGCTACCCGCACGCCTCGATCAGCAGCAGGAAGGCGTTCGAGTGGACGCTCCAGAAGATCGTGCGCTCCAACACCAGTGGCTTCAAGCTCCAGTTCCTTCACGTCCAAGTCCCCGACGAAGACG GTTTTGATGACATGGACAGTGTGTATGCATCGCCggaggattttaaaaacttGAAGAACAGAGACCAAGCTAGAGGGCTTCATCTGCTGGAGTTCTTTGTTGACAGATGTCATGCAATCGGG GTTGCTTGTGAAGCATGGATCAAAAGAGGGGATGCCAAGGAAGTAATCTGCCGCGAGGTGAAGCGTGTGCAGCCAGACCTTCTGGTGGTGGGCTGTCGGGGTCTTGGTCCTTTCCAAAG GATTTTTGTTGGGACCGTGAGCGAGTTTTGCGTGAAGCATGCTGAGTGTCCCGTCATCACAATCAAGCGCAGTGCAGAGGAAACACCCCAGGATCCTGTCGATGACTGA
- the LOC137739921 gene encoding MYB-like transcription factor EOBII — MDKNPCNSSSQDVEVRKGPWTMEEDLILINYIANHGEGVWNSLAKAAGLKRTGKSCRLRWLNYLRPDVRRGNITPEEQLLIMELHAKWGNRWSKIAKHLPGRTDNEIKNYWRTRIQKHIKQAENITPGQSSEVNDQASTSQVSISKTLDTMDISHSAPTHQANMDAYPPPLPADQSNDNYWSMEDLWSMQLLNGE, encoded by the exons ATGGATAAAAATCCATGCAATAGTTCATCCCAGGATGTTGAAGTGAGAAAAGGGCCATGGACCATGGAAGAAGATCTGATTCTCATCAACTACATTGCAAATCATGGTGAAGGTGTATGGAACTCCCTAGCCAAAGCTGCtg GTCTCAAACGTACTGGGAAGAGCTGCCGACTCCGCTGGCTGAATTATCTGCGGCCTGATGTTCGGAGAGGCAATATCACTCCTGAGGAACAACTTTTGATTATGGAACTGCATGCAAAGTGGGGTAACAG GTGGTCGAAAATCGCAAAACATCTACCGGGAAGGACTGATAACGAAATCAAGAACTATTGGAGGACTAGAATTCAAAAGCACATTAAGCAAGCTGAGAATATTACACCAGGACAAAGCTCTGAGGTCAATGATCAAGCAAGCACAAGTCAAGTGTCAATCTCTAAAACTCTGGACACAATGGATATTTCCCACTCCGCACCAACACACCAAGCAAATATGGATGCTTATCCTCCTCCTTTACCTGCTGATCAATCTAATGATAACTACTGGAGCATGGAGGATCTCTGGTCTATGCAACTGCTAAATGGAGAGTAA
- the LOC137740874 gene encoding uncharacterized protein, producing the protein MDQIKPTRASRNHHGSSSSSSSSSGSSDHRGESHTSSAGPTTTPARKSRYGYAVDDSAGDRIECTGRFCKSCSGALIADCVALCCCPCALVNFLTLAFVKVPWMVGRKCLGLGKKKGQKREKRRKCKGGRSCKRGIEWVVERGEEEGKVPEISWRGGGGEEEMECDGARQEAERVWLELYQIGHLGFGRVSFTGIQSLGNKGQLGNVN; encoded by the coding sequence ATGGATCAGATTAAGCCGACTCGGGCGTCACGTAACCACCACGGGAGttcgtcgtcgtcgtcatcaTCGTCCGGGTCGTCCGACCATCGCGGAGAAAGTCACACGTCATCCGCGGGACCCACCACGACACCCGCGCGGAAGAGCCGGTACGGGTACGCCGTCGACGACAGCGCGGGGGACCGGATCGAGTGCACGGGAAGGTTCTGCAAGTCGTGCAGCGGCGCGTTGATCGCGGACTGCGTGGCGCTCTGCTGCTGCCCCTGCGCACTGGTGAACTTTTTGACCCTTGCGTTCGTAAAAGTGCCGTGGATGGTGGGGAGGAAGTGTTTGGGATTGGGGAAAAAGAAGGGGCAAAAGCGGGAAAAAAGGAGGAAATGCAAGGGGGGTAGGAGTTGTAAACGTGGGATCGAGTGGGTGGTGGAGAGAGGGGAGGAGGAGGGGAAAGTTCCCGAGATTTCATGGCGGGGTGGGGGCGGCGAGGAGGAAATGGAGTGCGACGGTGCCAGGCAGGAGGCGGAGAGGGTGTGGTTAGAATTGTACCAGATTGGACATCTGGGTTTCGGGAGAGTTTCCTTTACTGGTATTCAGTCTCTTGGAAATAAGGGGCAATTAGGGAATGTAAATTAA